From the Buteo buteo chromosome 1, bButBut1.hap1.1, whole genome shotgun sequence genome, one window contains:
- the LOC142031218 gene encoding uncharacterized protein LOC142031218 → MGSTGRTPARSGPRQEGLLSASEPAAEGPWEEPQPWRSRGGAFAQPAADLARLPTARGTDGRRSPRKKLSCLRGDAVGTVQLQVQLTDSSGPVWLRFLCGTSLFLRWFWIQLICSSRPSSWMALPCSSSSSFVSALAHGWLQLVRASSML, encoded by the exons ATGGGCTCCACAGGCCGGACTCCGGCCCGGTCCGGTCCCCGACAAGAGGGGCTCCTGTCCGCCTCCGAACCCGCCGCAGAGGGGCCGTGGGAGGAGCCGCAGCCGTGGAGAAGCCGCGGAGGGGCCTTCGCACAGCCGGCGGCAGATCTCGCACGCCTGCCCACAGCCCGGG ggacggacggacggaggAGCCCCAGGAAGAAGCTGAGCTGCCTGCGTGGTGATGCTGTGGGGACCGTGCAACTCCAG GTCCAGCTCACGGACAGCTCCGGTCCAGTTTGGCTCCGGTTCCTTTGTGGCACCAGTTTGTTTCTGCGCTGGTTTTGGATCCAGCTCATTTGCAGCTCCAG GCCCAGCTCATGGATGGCTCTGCCTTGTTCCAGCTCCAGCTCATTTGTTTCTGCCCTGGCTCACGGATGGCTCCAGCTGGTTCGGGCTTCCAGCATGTTATAG